The following nucleotide sequence is from Rhizobium rosettiformans.
CGCGGTGATCAGGGATCGATAATCGCTCGCCCGGACGGGCCGGAGATCCAGTGCGACGACAATCTCCCGCGTATGTTCTCGACGGGTTTCCTCCCGCTGGGCATAGAGTGCGAACACCGCAGCGTCGATGCCCAACTGGTCGGCGACAACGGAGACGACTGCCTGAGGCGGAACTTCCCCAGCGCGGAGCGGACGACCGAGATCACGCACCAGGGCGAGTTGGATGGCAAAACCCAGACGATTATGCGATCGGCGATGCGCCCTGGCGAAAGCGATGTCCTCAGCGGACAGCGCATAGCGCGCGAGGGCCTCTTCATAAACATCGGGTGGGTCGAACAGAACGGTGCGCGACTGCGCGTCGAGGAAGGCCATCGGTCACACCCGCTCTCAAACTGGGGGAGCAGGCTCATCTTCTTTGCCCGGTCCGGTCCATCCGGTTCGCCGCAATGTATCGATGAGAGTCGAGCGCGGCACCTTGAATGTCCGACACACCGACGCCTTGCTGGCGCCGGCTTCCAGCGCCGCCAGAATCTGCTCAACCTTTTCGGTGTCGATCGTCGGTGGCCTACCGCCCTTGCGACCGCGCCGGCGTGCCGCCGCCAGTCCAGCGTTGACCCGCTCCGTGATCAGCACTCTCTCGTATTCGGCGAGCGTGCCAAACAGGTTGAACAGGAACGCACCGTGCGAATTCGTCGTGTCGATAGCTTCCGTCAAAGAGCGGAAGGCGACCCCGCGCATCTTCAGATCCTCAACGATTCTGATCAGGTGGGAGAGTGATCGGCCCAGACGGTCGAGCTTCCAAACGACCAGCACGTCACCCTCGCACAATTCCGCAAGGCAAGCCTTCAGCCCCGGCCGATCGTCGCGCGCGCCCGAAGCGCGATCCTGATGCAGGTGACGCTGATCGACCCCGGCCGCGAGCAGGGCGTCGCGCTGCAAGGCAACCGACTGCCGCTCATCACCGCTCGATACCCGCATGTAACCGATCAACATGCACGACAAACCTCAAATTCCGTGTTGCCGCACAGTCTCACATTCCGACAGGGTTTGTCGCGCAAATAATTGCCCAGTCACCCCGTCGATTTCGACCCGCCGAACCGCTACGCGGAAATCATCTGTTTTCCGTCACACCAAAAATCTCTTAGCGGGTAATATTGCAGAGATTCCCACGGAGCCCCGAGATCATGATCCGGTAGCGCCGGCTACCACAATGGAAACCCCACGATTTCAGCGGTTTGGATTCAAGGGGTTGTAGAATCGGAAGAATCGCGGTTTCATGTAACCATGAGTCGAACCGCTATACCGGTAAAAGAGAAGGTAGCCGCCCATCGGGAGCGGTTAAAGGTGGCCGGCCGCATCTATGTGAACACCGATCTTCCCGCCGATCTGGTCGCACGACTTGACCAGATCAAGGAAGCGAAGGGCGTGTCATCACGCGCCCCGATCATCGAAGAAGCTTTGAGGTTCTATATCGAGAACGCACCGAGGACATGAAATGAAAAACCCCTAGCCGTTAGCAGCGGCAAGGGGTTTTCGGATTTCGGAAACGGCTTTGTTAGGACCGCCTGAACAGCCCCTAACATAGTCGAGAGTGAACCACCCGGCAAGAGTGAGTCTCGCCGGGAACGGGGAATCTTTGTCCGCCGTCCGCGCCGTCATGTCCTCCGATTGGAAGGACGAAGGACAGATGTTGAGGACGCAAATTGCGGCCGCGATTGGATGCGCGCGTGCGAACGCGCTTGATGAAATCATGCGGGAGGTCTGGACGCGCTACAGTGCCGGCCAGCTTTCCGAGGAAGACGCCGGCCAGCTCTCCGCGCTCGCCCAGGAGCGCCGGGCCGCATGGCGCGGATCGGGACAAGCCGCGCTTGGCCTAGTCCTGCCTCCCCCGGCCGAGCGTTGCCCGACGCCGGTTCGCCGGCGCAGCTATTTCAAGGGGCGATCGGAGGGCCGTATCTGGCAGGCGACGACGCGCAAGGACGTGCAGGCGATCTTGAAGGCGGCCGAAATCTACAACGAGGCCGGCTTGCACGAGAAGGGCGAGCGCAGCGGCCCGCTCGGATCGGTGGCGCTCGACGTGCTGCGGCTGTTCGTCAATCTGATCGACTTCCGCACCGGCCGGCTGGAGCCGTCAATCACCACGATCATGGACCGCCTGGGCCGGTCGCGGGACACGATCGTGCGGGCGCTGAAGAACCTGCGGGCGCATGGCTTCATCGACTGGCTGCGGCGCTACGAGCCGACCGGGAACGAGGGGCGCGGCCCCCAGGTGCAGCAGGCGAGCAACGCCTACCGCTTGTCCCTGCCGGAAAAGGCCCGGCAGTTTCTTGGCCGGTTTGGAAAGGCCCCTCCCCCGCCTGCGGATCATGGACAGGATCAGCAGGCATGGAGCGAGGCAATCGACGTCTACCGGAGCACCCTGCCCCTCGATGAGCGAACGCAGCTCGACGCTGGTGATAGTCCGCTGGGGCAGGCCCTTGTGAAGATGGCAAAGACCTTCATGAAACGTGAGTCCGATAACCAGACTGAATCCCCCTCTAATTCTATTCTCTATGTGAAAACATAAGCGGACGCCGCTGTTCGGGCCGCTCACGCGACCCTGCGGCGGTTGCGGACCGCGTAATAAGCGGTCCGGCCCGGCACACTCAGAGCAAAATCACCAACCGCCTCGCCTGCGGCCAATGTCGCATGGGCTTTAGAGAGGAAGAAAGGGCAAGAGCTGCGCCTAAAGAAATTAGCTGTTTACTAGCGGCTATTAATTTGCAATAAGATGGCAAGCGGCTGTTTAACCGATTATAAAGTGCACGCAGCTAACATGCTGCTGGTCATTAGATGAGCGGAGGTCGCATGGCGGTCATATCATTTGTTTCGAGCAAAGGCGGGGTTGGCAAAACGACTTCGGCCGTTGTCCTCGCCGGCGAGCTAGTCGCGGCGGGTCGCAAGGTCGCGTTGATCGACGCGGACCCCAACAGGCCCCTTGTAGCCTGGTCGCAGCTTCGCCCGGTTCCGGAATCCCTTCGGCTCATAGTTGATGACTCGGCCGAAACAATCATAGACACGATCGAGGATGCCCGCACCGACGCCGATTTCGTCATAGTTGACTTAGAAGGGACCGCGACCGATCGCGTCGGCTTCGCAGTCGCCCGGTCGGATTTGGTTCTGATTCCGCTGCAAAGCTCGGTTCTCGACGCAGCCGAGGCCGCGAAATCGGTCAAGCTGGTGCGCCAAATGTGGAAGGTGGCGAACCGGGAAATTCCATATCGCGTGTTCTTTACCCGCGTGCCGCCCGCGATCCGCGAGCGGACGGCACGCGACATAGAGCGGCAGTTTACCGGCGCTGCGGTCCCGGTGCTGCCGGCGACTTTGATCGACAGGGCGGCCTATCGGACCTTGTTTTCCTTGGGCGGCACGCTGCACGAGCTGGAAGCGGCCGATGTGTCCGGACTGGAGACAGCCAAGGAAAATGCCCGCGAATATGCGCAAGCCGTCATCAACGCCATTAGGGGAGGGAACGCAGCATGACTGCCGATGACAAGAAACGCGCAACGCTCGACTTTGGCGAGGAACTCAACACGCCGCCAGTGCCGCCCGTTGATCCGAACGCGGTCAAGGCCGCCGCCCGCGCTGCGGGTTTCCGCGAAACTCCGAAAGCCGCCGAGCTATTGCCGTCTTCTCCTGGGCGACCCCCGCGCCGTACTCGGCGTAAGACAGGCCGCACGGAACAGTTCGCAACCCGGCTGAGGGCCGACACTATCGAGGCGATCTATACCTATGCCGACCGCCACGAGATCACGCTTGCCGAGACGATCGAGCGGGCAATGAGCGCACTTGGCGAAGGCGAGCAGTAGCGGTTTCGCTTGTTCGCTTATACAAATTTTGATATAAGGGATTCATGGCTGACATGAAGCGGCTCGAATTTCTCGGGGATTCCCTTGAGCAGTTGCGGGAGTTTCCCGAGACGGCGCGGAAAGAGGCCGGTGTCCAGCTTCACAAGGTTCAGCAGGGTTTTGAGCCAAGCGACTGGAAGCCGATGGCGAGCGTAGGGCAGGGGGTGCGGGAAATCCGCATCCGCGATGAGGCCGGAGCCTTCCGGGTGCTCTACATCGCTAAGATAGAGGATGCCGTCTATGTGCTGCACGCCTTCCAGAAGAAGACGCAGCAGACAGCGAAACGAGATTTGGACCTAGCCGCGACCCGGTTGCGGCAAATCTAGCGGAGGCGTGACAATGGAACGTCAGAGCTTTGCGAATGTATGGGATGCACTGGAAGATACGCCGGCCGAGGCCGCGAACATGACAATGCGTTCCAATCTGTTGATTGCCGTTGAGCAGCGGGTACGGAGTTGGGGCGTCACCCAGGCCGAAGCGGCACGGCGTCTCGGGATCACGCAGCCCCGGCTTAACGACCTGC
It contains:
- a CDS encoding helix-turn-helix domain-containing protein, yielding MERQSFANVWDALEDTPAEAANMTMRSNLLIAVEQRVRSWGVTQAEAARRLGITQPRLNDLLRGRITNFSLDTLINLATQAGLAVRLDIAEAA
- a CDS encoding ribbon-helix-helix protein, CopG family, whose translation is MAGRIYVNTDLPADLVARLDQIKEAKGVSSRAPIIEEALRFYIENAPRT
- a CDS encoding recombinase family protein; translated protein: MLIGYMRVSSGDERQSVALQRDALLAAGVDQRHLHQDRASGARDDRPGLKACLAELCEGDVLVVWKLDRLGRSLSHLIRIVEDLKMRGVAFRSLTEAIDTTNSHGAFLFNLFGTLAEYERVLITERVNAGLAAARRRGRKGGRPPTIDTEKVEQILAALEAGASKASVCRTFKVPRSTLIDTLRRTGWTGPGKEDEPAPPV
- a CDS encoding type II toxin-antitoxin system RelE/ParE family toxin, encoding MKRLEFLGDSLEQLREFPETARKEAGVQLHKVQQGFEPSDWKPMASVGQGVREIRIRDEAGAFRVLYIAKIEDAVYVLHAFQKKTQQTAKRDLDLAATRLRQI
- a CDS encoding ParA family protein, coding for MAVISFVSSKGGVGKTTSAVVLAGELVAAGRKVALIDADPNRPLVAWSQLRPVPESLRLIVDDSAETIIDTIEDARTDADFVIVDLEGTATDRVGFAVARSDLVLIPLQSSVLDAAEAAKSVKLVRQMWKVANREIPYRVFFTRVPPAIRERTARDIERQFTGAAVPVLPATLIDRAAYRTLFSLGGTLHELEAADVSGLETAKENAREYAQAVINAIRGGNAA
- a CDS encoding helix-turn-helix domain-containing protein, with protein sequence MLRTQIAAAIGCARANALDEIMREVWTRYSAGQLSEEDAGQLSALAQERRAAWRGSGQAALGLVLPPPAERCPTPVRRRSYFKGRSEGRIWQATTRKDVQAILKAAEIYNEAGLHEKGERSGPLGSVALDVLRLFVNLIDFRTGRLEPSITTIMDRLGRSRDTIVRALKNLRAHGFIDWLRRYEPTGNEGRGPQVQQASNAYRLSLPEKARQFLGRFGKAPPPPADHGQDQQAWSEAIDVYRSTLPLDERTQLDAGDSPLGQALVKMAKTFMKRESDNQTESPSNSILYVKT